From Pseudomonas poae, the proteins below share one genomic window:
- a CDS encoding cob(I)yrinic acid a,c-diamide adenosyltransferase yields MGFRLSKIYTRTGDKGETGLGDGRRVPKDHPRVEAIGEVDTLNSQLGLLLAGLEEQSGKHPELTEVIEVLTPCQHRLFDLGGELAMPVYKALNAAEVDRLEAAIDRWNEEVGPLENFILPGGSALIAQAHVCRSLARSAERRCQQLNALEPLEGVGLAYINRLSDLLFVAARVIARRQGVAEVLWQAAAKPH; encoded by the coding sequence ATGGGCTTTCGCCTGTCGAAGATTTACACCCGCACCGGTGACAAGGGTGAAACCGGCCTGGGTGACGGCCGCCGCGTGCCCAAGGACCACCCCCGTGTGGAAGCTATCGGCGAAGTCGATACGCTGAACAGCCAGCTGGGGTTGTTGCTGGCGGGTCTTGAAGAACAAAGCGGCAAGCATCCGGAACTGACGGAGGTGATCGAGGTGCTGACACCTTGCCAGCATCGCCTGTTTGACCTCGGCGGTGAGCTGGCAATGCCGGTGTACAAAGCGCTGAATGCGGCAGAAGTGGATCGGCTGGAAGCGGCGATTGATCGCTGGAACGAAGAAGTGGGCCCGCTGGAGAACTTCATCCTGCCCGGTGGCTCGGCGCTGATCGCCCAGGCCCATGTGTGCCGTAGCCTGGCACGCAGCGCCGAGCGGCGGTGTCAGCAGCTGAATGCGCTGGAACCGTTGGAAGGCGTGGGGTTGGCGTATATCAATCGGTTGTCGGATTTGCTGTTTGTGGCGGCGCGGGTGATTGCCAGGCGCCAGGGTGTTGCGGAGGTGTTGTGGCAGGCGGCGGCTAAACCACACTGA
- a CDS encoding ATP-binding protein: MPLRQRLENLPVGQKLLAALLVLLTTVLLVANLTFISAAYWISQESMAPQALQAIGRLVSNPALAAEALESPAKAEALLNELTSYSPLRAAALFDGEGTRLAQMQHGNRLQLPENYRHIEAWRLTEFRSNQVITLPRAGQPSGHLLLVASSELPVAFYTGTLTASLGILIFSVLLWLIIARQIKRLITRPIHELEELSRQVTREENYALRAGRGNHDEIGSLAEAFNTMLSRIEAREQQLKRARDDSQAAYDQAQGLAEETRHTNRKLELEVQVRSKIEKKLTGFQNYLNSIIDSMPSALIALDEQLYVTQWNQEASALSGTRLDEALNQPIYLAFQPLKPYLPQIKATVEQHTVERIERVTWVKDDEPKHYALTFYPLTGGAGRGVVIRIDDITQRLSLEEMMVQSEKMLSVGGLAAGMAHEINNPLGAILHNVQNIRRRLSPDLPKNLEHAEQAGISLAEVNQYLQSREVPQLLDGIQQAGARAAKIVTHMLSFSRRSNRQMAPCDLPALIDQAVEIAGNDFDLAIGFDFKGQAIIRQFDPQLGPVPGTANELEQVLLNLLKNAAQAIHLREDDSEPGRIILRTRLNPPWAEIQVEDNGIGMSENVRKRTFEPFFTTKEIGQGTGLGLSVSYFIITNNHKGQMEVHSTLGQGTCFTLRLPLAGSQMPPYELTQLEH; encoded by the coding sequence ATGCCGCTGCGCCAGCGTCTAGAAAACCTACCGGTCGGGCAGAAACTGCTGGCCGCCCTGCTGGTGCTGCTGACCACCGTATTGCTGGTGGCCAACCTGACCTTTATCAGCGCCGCCTACTGGATCTCCCAGGAAAGCATGGCGCCCCAAGCCTTGCAGGCCATCGGGCGGCTGGTGTCCAACCCCGCGCTCGCCGCCGAGGCCCTCGAGTCTCCGGCCAAAGCCGAAGCCCTGCTCAACGAACTGACCAGCTATTCGCCCCTGCGCGCAGCGGCGCTGTTTGACGGCGAAGGCACCCGCCTGGCGCAGATGCAACACGGCAATCGGCTGCAGTTACCGGAAAACTACCGGCATATCGAAGCCTGGCGCCTCACCGAGTTTCGCAGCAACCAAGTCATCACCCTGCCCCGCGCCGGCCAGCCTTCCGGGCATTTGTTACTGGTGGCCAGCAGTGAGCTGCCGGTGGCCTTCTACACCGGCACCCTGACCGCCAGCCTGGGCATTCTGATTTTCAGTGTGCTGCTGTGGCTGATTATCGCCCGGCAGATCAAACGCCTGATCACCCGCCCCATCCATGAACTGGAAGAACTCTCCCGCCAGGTAACTCGCGAAGAGAACTACGCCCTGCGTGCCGGCCGTGGCAACCACGATGAAATCGGCAGCCTGGCCGAAGCCTTCAACACCATGCTGTCACGCATCGAAGCCCGCGAGCAGCAGCTCAAGCGCGCGCGTGACGACTCCCAGGCGGCTTACGACCAGGCACAAGGCTTGGCGGAAGAGACGCGCCACACCAACCGCAAGTTGGAACTGGAAGTGCAGGTTCGCAGCAAGATCGAGAAAAAACTCACCGGTTTTCAGAATTATCTGAACAGCATCATCGACTCGATGCCGTCGGCTCTGATCGCCCTCGACGAGCAACTCTATGTAACGCAGTGGAACCAGGAAGCCAGCGCGCTTTCCGGCACGCGCCTGGATGAGGCGCTGAACCAGCCGATCTACCTCGCCTTCCAACCGCTCAAGCCCTACCTGCCGCAGATCAAGGCCACGGTCGAGCAACACACGGTGGAGCGTATCGAACGCGTCACCTGGGTCAAAGACGATGAGCCCAAGCATTACGCACTGACCTTTTACCCGCTGACCGGTGGTGCCGGGCGTGGTGTGGTGATCCGTATCGATGACATCACCCAGCGCCTGTCCCTGGAAGAAATGATGGTGCAGTCGGAGAAAATGCTTTCGGTCGGTGGCCTCGCCGCCGGCATGGCCCACGAAATCAATAACCCGCTGGGGGCAATCCTGCATAACGTGCAGAACATCCGTCGCCGCCTGTCCCCCGACCTACCCAAGAACCTGGAACACGCCGAGCAGGCGGGCATCTCGCTGGCCGAGGTCAACCAGTACCTGCAAAGCCGCGAAGTGCCGCAACTGCTCGACGGCATCCAGCAGGCCGGGGCGCGGGCGGCGAAGATCGTCACCCACATGCTCAGCTTCAGCCGCCGCAGCAACCGGCAGATGGCCCCTTGCGACCTGCCGGCACTGATCGACCAGGCCGTGGAAATCGCCGGCAATGACTTTGACCTGGCCATCGGTTTCGACTTCAAGGGCCAGGCGATCATCCGCCAGTTCGACCCGCAACTGGGCCCGGTGCCCGGCACCGCCAACGAGCTGGAGCAGGTGCTGCTCAACCTGCTGAAAAACGCCGCCCAGGCCATTCATTTGCGTGAAGACGACAGCGAGCCGGGGCGCATCATCCTGCGTACCCGCCTCAACCCGCCATGGGCGGAAATCCAGGTGGAAGACAACGGCATCGGCATGAGTGAAAACGTGCGCAAACGCACGTTCGAGCCGTTCTTCACCACCAAGGAAATCGGCCAGGGCACCGGGCTTGGGCTGTCGGTGTCGTATTTCATCATCACCAACAACCACAAGGGCCAGATGGAAGTGCATTCCACCCTGGGCCAAGGCACGTGCTTCACCTTGCGCCTGCCCTTGGCCGGCAGCCAAATGCCGCCCTATGAACTAACCCAATTGGAGCACTGA
- a CDS encoding putative 2-dehydropantoate 2-reductase — protein MSTTWHILGAGSLGTLWAARLARAGVPVRLILRDAARLASYQTAQGLTLVEHGVAHTYPVIGETPDSPEPIQRLLVACKAYDAQSAVAQLQHRLAPNAELILLQNGLGSQDAVAAQLPQARCIFASSTEGAFRDGDWRVVFAGHGFTWLGDAGHPTPPLWLEDLHAAGIPHEWSTDILTRLWRKLALNCAINPLTVLYHCRNGELQTHQCEVATLCAELGELLECCGQPAAAQDLQHEVERVIHATAANYSSMYQDVANGRRTEISYLLGYACQAAARHQLSLPHLQQLQVRLVDQLLARGLPRD, from the coding sequence ATGTCGACCACCTGGCATATTCTCGGCGCCGGCAGCCTGGGCACACTCTGGGCCGCTCGCCTGGCGCGCGCCGGTGTGCCCGTCAGGTTGATCCTGCGCGATGCTGCTCGCCTGGCCAGCTATCAGACGGCCCAGGGGCTGACCCTGGTGGAACACGGCGTAGCGCACACCTACCCGGTGATCGGCGAAACGCCCGACAGCCCGGAGCCAATTCAGCGCCTGCTGGTGGCGTGCAAAGCCTACGACGCGCAAAGCGCCGTCGCACAGTTGCAGCACCGGCTGGCACCGAACGCCGAGTTGATCCTGCTGCAAAACGGCCTCGGCAGCCAGGACGCAGTGGCCGCGCAACTGCCCCAGGCCCGCTGCATCTTCGCCTCCAGCACCGAAGGCGCGTTTCGTGATGGCGACTGGCGCGTAGTGTTTGCCGGCCATGGCTTCACCTGGCTGGGGGACGCCGGCCACCCTACCCCGCCCCTGTGGCTGGAAGACCTGCACGCCGCCGGTATCCCCCACGAATGGAGCACCGATATTCTTACGCGCCTGTGGCGCAAACTGGCGCTCAATTGCGCGATCAACCCGCTGACCGTGCTTTACCATTGCCGCAACGGCGAACTGCAAACACATCAGTGCGAAGTGGCCACCTTGTGCGCCGAACTCGGTGAACTGCTGGAATGCTGTGGCCAACCGGCTGCGGCGCAGGATCTGCAGCATGAAGTGGAACGGGTGATCCATGCCACGGCGGCCAATTACTCCTCCATGTACCAGGACGTAGCCAATGGCCGGCGCACCGAAATCAGCTATTTGTTGGGCTATGCTTGCCAGGCGGCAGCGCGCCACCAATTGAGCCTGCCGCATTTGCAGCAACTGCAGGTACGCCTGGTTGACCAGTTGCTTGCACGCGGATTGCCCCGCGACTGA
- a CDS encoding YajQ family cyclic di-GMP-binding protein: MPSFDVVSELDKHEVTNAVENAVKELDRRYDLKGKGSFEFKEKELTVNLTAEADFQLEAMIEILKLSLVKRKIDAQCLEIKDAYASGKLMKQEAVLKEGIDKELAKKIVAHIKDAKLKVQAAIQGEQVRVTGKKRDDLQEAIAALRAKTFDMPLQFNNFRD; this comes from the coding sequence ATGCCTTCGTTCGACGTGGTATCTGAACTGGACAAACACGAAGTCACCAACGCCGTCGAGAACGCCGTCAAGGAACTGGACCGTCGCTATGACTTGAAAGGCAAGGGCAGCTTCGAATTCAAGGAAAAGGAACTGACCGTCAACCTGACCGCTGAAGCCGATTTCCAGCTGGAAGCGATGATCGAGATCCTCAAGTTGTCCCTGGTCAAGCGCAAGATCGACGCCCAGTGCCTTGAAATCAAGGACGCCTATGCCTCCGGCAAGCTGATGAAGCAGGAAGCCGTGCTCAAGGAAGGCATCGACAAAGAGCTGGCGAAGAAGATCGTGGCCCATATCAAGGATGCCAAGCTCAAGGTCCAGGCCGCCATCCAGGGCGAGCAGGTTCGCGTGACCGGCAAAAAGCGTGATGATCTGCAGGAGGCAATCGCTGCCTTGCGCGCCAAGACCTTCGACATGCCGCTGCAGTTCAATAACTTCCGCGACTGA
- a CDS encoding mechanosensitive ion channel: MDLNAEVDHLIKTSESWLPMIMEYGSRFLLAVVTLAIGWWLINVLTHRVGRLLALRNADLALQHFITSLANIALKVMLVVNVASMIGVATTSFVAAIGAATLAIGLALQGSLANFAGGVLILLFRPFRIGDWIEAQGTSGTVDSIQIFHTVLRTGDNKTVIIPNGSLSNGLITNTNRQPTRKVVFDVGVDYEADLQKAREVLLELAKDPRVLADPAAVAVVSTLGDSSITVSLRCWTKTADYWDVVFMLNELARDRLKAAGIDIPFPQRVIRVMQETAAK; this comes from the coding sequence ATGGATTTGAACGCTGAAGTGGATCACCTGATCAAGACCTCAGAATCGTGGTTACCGATGATCATGGAATACGGCAGCCGGTTTTTGCTGGCCGTGGTCACCCTGGCCATCGGCTGGTGGCTGATCAACGTTTTGACCCACCGAGTGGGGCGTTTGCTTGCGCTGCGCAATGCTGACCTGGCGCTGCAGCACTTCATCACCAGCCTGGCGAACATTGCGCTCAAAGTCATGCTGGTGGTCAACGTAGCCTCGATGATCGGCGTGGCAACCACCTCGTTCGTTGCCGCGATCGGTGCTGCCACGCTGGCCATTGGCCTGGCATTGCAAGGCAGCCTGGCCAACTTCGCCGGTGGCGTGCTGATTCTGCTGTTCCGCCCGTTTCGCATTGGTGACTGGATCGAAGCCCAGGGTACTTCCGGTACCGTCGACAGCATCCAGATTTTTCACACCGTGTTGCGCACCGGCGACAATAAGACTGTGATCATCCCGAACGGCAGCCTGTCCAACGGCCTCATCACCAACACCAACCGTCAACCGACCCGCAAGGTGGTGTTTGATGTGGGTGTGGACTACGAAGCTGACCTGCAAAAAGCCCGTGAAGTGCTGCTGGAGCTGGCCAAAGACCCACGTGTATTGGCAGACCCGGCTGCTGTGGCGGTGGTTTCGACCTTGGGTGACAGTTCGATCACGGTCTCCCTGCGTTGCTGGACCAAGACTGCAGACTATTGGGATGTGGTGTTTATGTTGAACGAACTTGCACGTGACCGTCTGAAAGCCGCGGGGATTGATATTCCATTTCCGCAGCGGGTTATTCGCGTGATGCAGGAAACAGCAGCCAAGTAA
- a CDS encoding HIT domain-containing protein, with the protein MFALDQRLQQDTLAIGDFPLCHLLLSNDSNYPWFILVPRINGISEVFQLDVADQQTLWQETTTLAQLLNEGLAADKMNIGALGNVVSQLHVHVIVRKRDDAAWPAPVWGKHPAQPYTEQQVAAIRARMRELLPADFIFAQG; encoded by the coding sequence GTGTTCGCCCTAGATCAACGCCTGCAACAAGACACACTGGCCATTGGGGACTTCCCGCTGTGCCACCTGCTGCTGTCCAATGACTCGAACTACCCGTGGTTCATCCTGGTGCCGCGTATCAACGGTATCAGCGAAGTGTTTCAGCTGGATGTCGCAGATCAACAAACACTCTGGCAAGAAACCACCACCCTGGCGCAGTTGCTTAATGAAGGCTTGGCCGCCGACAAGATGAATATTGGTGCGCTGGGCAATGTCGTCAGCCAATTGCATGTGCATGTAATCGTGCGCAAGCGTGATGACGCCGCCTGGCCGGCGCCAGTGTGGGGCAAGCACCCGGCGCAGCCTTATACCGAACAACAGGTAGCGGCTATTCGCGCACGCATGCGTGAGTTGTTGCCTGCCGACTTTATTTTTGCGCAGGGCTGA
- a CDS encoding SlyX family protein: MDLQDRVTDLESRLAFQDDTIETLNDILVTQQRAVERLQLQMAALLKRQEEMGSQFETSEEEAPPPHY, translated from the coding sequence ATGGATTTGCAAGACCGCGTGACGGACCTGGAAAGCCGCCTGGCCTTCCAGGACGACACCATCGAGACCCTCAATGACATCCTCGTCACCCAGCAACGTGCCGTCGAGCGCCTGCAATTGCAGATGGCCGCGTTGCTCAAGCGCCAGGAAGAAATGGGTAGTCAGTTCGAGACCTCCGAAGAGGAAGCGCCGCCGCCACACTATTGA
- a CDS encoding cold-shock protein, whose amino-acid sequence MTNRDTGTVKWFNTSKGFGFISRDSGDDIFVHFRAIRGEGHRVLVEGQRVEFSVMNRDKGLQAEDVIAALPRR is encoded by the coding sequence ATGACCAACCGGGATACCGGTACCGTCAAGTGGTTCAACACCTCCAAAGGCTTCGGCTTTATTTCCCGCGATTCGGGCGACGATATCTTCGTCCACTTCCGGGCCATTCGCGGCGAAGGCCATCGCGTCCTGGTGGAAGGCCAGCGCGTGGAGTTCTCCGTCATGAATCGCGACAAAGGCCTGCAGGCCGAAGACGTGATCGCTGCTCTGCCGCGTCGCTGA
- a CDS encoding DNA starvation/stationary phase protection protein, translated as MAIDIGISEADRKSIVDGLSRLLSDTYVLYLKTHNFHWNVTGPMFRTLHLMFEEQYNELALAVDSIAERIRALGFPAPGAYSIYARLSSIKEEEGVPSAEEMIQQLVAGQEAVTRTARGIFPLLDKVSDEPTADLLTQRMQVHEKTAWMLRSLLENQ; from the coding sequence ATGGCAATCGATATCGGTATCAGCGAAGCAGATCGTAAATCCATCGTCGACGGGCTTTCCCGGCTGCTTTCCGATACCTATGTACTGTACTTGAAGACCCATAACTTCCATTGGAACGTTACGGGCCCGATGTTCCGTACGCTGCACTTGATGTTCGAAGAGCAGTACAACGAGCTGGCGCTGGCGGTGGACTCCATTGCCGAGCGTATCCGTGCCTTGGGCTTCCCGGCGCCGGGTGCCTATTCGATCTACGCCCGTCTGTCTTCCATCAAGGAAGAGGAAGGTGTGCCCAGTGCCGAAGAAATGATCCAGCAACTGGTAGCGGGTCAAGAAGCGGTCACTCGCACCGCGCGCGGTATCTTCCCGTTGCTCGACAAGGTCAGCGATGAGCCGACTGCCGACTTGCTGACCCAGCGTATGCAGGTTCACGAAAAAACCGCGTGGATGCTGCGTTCATTGCTCGAAAATCAGTAA
- a CDS encoding ribbon-helix-helix domain-containing protein: protein MSRGVGNGVMETGGFHKIKVDPFAKGFDMGLAKPLSRSVRLNGFSTCLRLEQVYWNILTEIARINACSVSALLSYVDREVHLRYGGVKNFSGLVRVVCVVHLLKGRVTLQNPE from the coding sequence ATGTCACGTGGAGTGGGTAACGGAGTGATGGAAACCGGTGGTTTTCATAAGATAAAGGTCGACCCCTTCGCGAAAGGGTTCGATATGGGGCTGGCCAAGCCACTGTCCCGATCGGTGCGGCTCAATGGGTTTTCCACTTGCCTGCGGCTTGAGCAGGTCTATTGGAATATCCTTACGGAAATCGCCAGGATCAACGCCTGCTCCGTCAGCGCGTTGCTGTCTTATGTCGATCGGGAAGTGCACTTGCGGTATGGAGGGGTGAAGAACTTCAGTGGGCTGGTCAGGGTGGTGTGCGTCGTTCACCTGTTAAAAGGTCGGGTGACCCTGCAGAACCCTGAGTAA
- a CDS encoding zinc ribbon domain-containing protein produces the protein MPMYDYQCASCGHQLEAIQKISAAPLVDCPACQAPELKKMLSMPGFRLSGSGWYETDFKTGAKKNLAGGDKAD, from the coding sequence ATGCCCATGTACGACTATCAATGTGCTTCCTGTGGTCATCAGTTGGAAGCCATTCAGAAGATCAGCGCCGCGCCGCTGGTCGATTGCCCTGCTTGCCAGGCTCCTGAGCTGAAGAAGATGTTGTCCATGCCGGGCTTCCGTCTGAGCGGCAGCGGCTGGTACGAGACCGATTTCAAGACCGGCGCCAAGAAGAACCTGGCCGGCGGCGACAAAGCAGACTGA
- the aspS gene encoding aspartate--tRNA ligase: MMRSHYCGQLNETLDGQEITLCGWVHRRRDHGGVIFLDIRDRDGLAQVVFDPDRAESFAAADRVRSEYVVKITGKVRLRPAGAVNANMASGAIEVLGYELEVLNESETPPFPLNEYSDVGEETRLRYRFLDLRRPEMAEKLRLRSRMTTSIRRFLDENGFLDVETPILTRATPEGARDYLVPSRTHAGSFFALPQSPQLFKQLLMVAGFDRYYQIAKCFRDEDLRADRQPEFTQIDIETSFLDEKEIMGLTEQMIRNLFKEVLDLEFGEFPHMTFEEAMRRYGSDKPDLRNPLELVDVADQLKEVDFKVFSGPANDPKCRIAALRVPGGASMPRKQIDDYTKFVGIYGAKGLAYIKVNERANGVDGLQSPIVKNIPLDNLNAILDRVGAVDGDIVFFGADKAKIVSEALGALRIKLGHDLDLLTCKWAPMWVVDFPMFEENDDGSFSALHHPFTAPKCSPEELEANPAGALSRAYDMVLNGTELGGGSIRIHRKEMQQAVFRLLGINEAEQEEKFGFLLDALKYGAPPHGGLAFGLDRLVMLMTGAQSIREVIAFPKTQSAADVMTQAPGVVDAKALRELHIRLRETPKAE, encoded by the coding sequence ATGATGCGCAGCCACTATTGCGGCCAACTGAACGAGACCCTGGATGGTCAGGAAATCACCCTTTGCGGATGGGTTCACCGTCGCCGCGACCACGGCGGGGTGATCTTCCTCGATATCCGTGATCGTGATGGTCTGGCCCAGGTGGTGTTCGATCCGGACCGCGCCGAGAGCTTCGCCGCCGCCGACCGCGTGCGCAGCGAGTACGTTGTAAAAATCACCGGCAAGGTTCGCCTGCGTCCGGCCGGTGCCGTGAACGCGAACATGGCGTCCGGTGCGATCGAAGTGCTGGGCTACGAGCTGGAAGTGCTGAACGAGTCGGAAACGCCGCCGTTCCCACTTAACGAATACTCCGACGTGGGCGAAGAAACCCGCCTGCGCTACCGCTTCCTGGACCTGCGTCGCCCGGAAATGGCCGAGAAGCTGCGTCTGCGTTCGCGCATGACCACCAGCATCCGCCGCTTCCTCGATGAAAACGGCTTCCTCGACGTCGAAACGCCGATCCTGACCCGGGCTACCCCGGAAGGCGCGCGCGATTACCTGGTGCCGAGCCGTACCCACGCCGGTTCGTTCTTCGCCCTGCCGCAATCGCCTCAGCTGTTCAAGCAATTGTTGATGGTGGCCGGCTTCGACCGTTACTACCAGATCGCCAAGTGCTTCCGTGACGAAGACCTGCGCGCCGACCGCCAGCCGGAATTCACTCAGATCGACATCGAGACCAGCTTCCTCGATGAAAAAGAGATCATGGGCCTCACCGAGCAGATGATCCGCAACCTGTTCAAGGAAGTGCTGGACCTGGAGTTCGGCGAATTCCCGCACATGACCTTCGAAGAAGCCATGCGCCGCTACGGTTCCGACAAGCCAGACCTGCGTAACCCGCTGGAACTGGTGGACGTGGCCGACCAGCTCAAGGAAGTCGACTTCAAGGTGTTCAGCGGCCCGGCCAACGACCCTAAATGCCGCATTGCCGCCCTGCGTGTGCCTGGCGGCGCGAGCATGCCGCGCAAGCAGATCGACGACTACACCAAGTTCGTCGGCATCTACGGTGCCAAGGGCCTGGCGTACATCAAGGTCAACGAGCGCGCCAATGGCGTTGACGGCCTGCAATCGCCGATCGTGAAAAACATTCCGCTGGACAACCTGAACGCGATCCTCGATCGCGTCGGTGCAGTCGACGGCGACATCGTGTTCTTCGGTGCCGACAAAGCCAAGATCGTCAGCGAAGCTCTGGGCGCGCTGCGGATCAAGCTGGGCCACGACCTGGACCTGCTGACCTGCAAGTGGGCACCCATGTGGGTCGTCGACTTCCCGATGTTCGAAGAGAACGATGACGGCAGCTTCAGCGCCTTGCACCACCCGTTCACCGCGCCGAAGTGCTCGCCTGAAGAGTTGGAAGCCAACCCTGCTGGCGCGCTGTCCCGTGCCTACGACATGGTGCTCAACGGCACCGAACTGGGTGGCGGTTCGATCCGTATCCACCGCAAAGAGATGCAGCAAGCGGTGTTCCGCCTGTTGGGCATCAACGAAGCGGAACAGGAAGAGAAGTTCGGCTTCCTGCTCGACGCCCTGAAATACGGTGCGCCGCCGCACGGTGGCCTGGCGTTCGGCCTGGACCGTCTGGTGATGCTGATGACCGGCGCGCAGTCGATCCGTGAAGTGATTGCCTTCCCGAAAACCCAGAGTGCTGCGGACGTCATGACCCAGGCTCCGGGTGTGGTGGATGCCAAGGCGCTGCGCGAGCTGCACATCCGTCTGCGCGAGACGCCGAAGGCTGAGTAA
- a CDS encoding YebC/PmpR family DNA-binding transcriptional regulator — MAGHSKWANIKHRKERQDAKKGKIFTKWIRELTVAARQGGGDPGSNPRLRLALDKALGANMSRDIIDRAVARGAGAADTDDMVELSYEGYGPGGVAVMVECMTDNRNRTAAAVRHAFSKCGGNLGTDGSVAYLFERKGQISFAPGVDEDALIEAAMEADADDVVTNEDGSIDVFTSFAGFYAVRNALEAAGFKGTDAEIVMLPTTSAELDLDGAQKVLKMLDMLEDLDDVQNVYSNADIPESVAEQLS; from the coding sequence ATGGCTGGCCATTCCAAGTGGGCGAACATCAAGCACCGCAAAGAGCGTCAGGATGCCAAGAAAGGCAAGATCTTCACCAAGTGGATTCGCGAGCTGACCGTCGCCGCCCGTCAGGGCGGTGGTGACCCGGGCTCCAACCCGCGCCTGCGCCTGGCGCTGGACAAGGCCCTCGGCGCGAACATGAGCCGCGACATCATCGACCGCGCCGTGGCCCGTGGTGCCGGCGCCGCCGACACCGACGACATGGTCGAGCTGAGCTACGAAGGCTACGGCCCGGGCGGCGTAGCCGTGATGGTCGAGTGCATGACCGACAACCGCAACCGTACCGCCGCCGCCGTGCGCCACGCATTCAGCAAATGCGGCGGCAACCTGGGCACCGACGGTTCGGTGGCCTACCTGTTCGAGCGCAAGGGGCAGATCTCCTTCGCACCGGGTGTGGATGAAGACGCACTGATCGAAGCGGCCATGGAAGCGGACGCCGACGACGTGGTGACCAACGAAGACGGCTCCATCGACGTGTTTACCTCGTTCGCCGGGTTCTATGCCGTGCGTAACGCACTGGAAGCCGCCGGTTTCAAAGGCACCGACGCGGAAATCGTGATGCTGCCGACCACCAGCGCCGAGCTGGACCTGGACGGCGCGCAGAAGGTGCTGAAGATGCTGGATATGCTTGAAGACCTGGATGATGTGCAGAACGTGTATTCGAATGCCGACATCCCGGAATCTGTAGCCGAGCAGCTCTCTTAA
- the ruvC gene encoding crossover junction endodeoxyribonuclease RuvC — MTLILGIDPGSRITGFGVVQQTPRGCVYVASGCIRTGAGELAERLQIVYRGVREVIQTYGPVTMGIEKVFMAKNADSALKLGQARGAAIVAGAEEGMEIAEYTATQVKQAVVGTGAANKEQVQMMVMHMLKLTSKPQIDASDALAIAICHAHTRSSLLPHGLGTARSRGGRLRL; from the coding sequence ATGACTTTAATCCTAGGTATCGACCCCGGTTCGCGCATCACCGGTTTTGGCGTGGTGCAACAGACCCCGCGTGGCTGCGTCTACGTCGCCTCGGGCTGCATCCGCACCGGCGCGGGCGAGTTGGCCGAGCGCCTGCAGATCGTCTATCGCGGCGTGCGTGAGGTGATCCAGACCTACGGGCCGGTCACCATGGGCATCGAGAAGGTGTTCATGGCCAAGAACGCCGACTCCGCGTTGAAGCTCGGCCAGGCCCGTGGCGCCGCTATCGTAGCGGGTGCGGAGGAGGGCATGGAAATCGCCGAGTACACGGCGACGCAGGTTAAACAAGCCGTGGTCGGCACCGGTGCGGCCAATAAGGAGCAAGTGCAGATGATGGTCATGCACATGCTCAAACTCACCTCAAAACCGCAAATCGACGCCTCCGACGCCCTGGCCATTGCCATTTGCCACGCGCACACCCGTTCCAGCCTGTTGCCTCACGGCCTTGGTACGGCACGCAGTCGTGGCGGGCGGCTGCGTCTCTGA
- the ruvA gene encoding Holliday junction branch migration protein RuvA has translation MIGRLRGTLAEKQPPHLILDVNGLGYELEVPMTTLYRLPSVGEPLTLHTHLVVREDAQLLYGFIGKRDRDFFRELIRLNGVGPKLALALMSSLEVDELVRAVSAQDTSALTKVPGVGKKTAERLLVELKDRFKAWEVVPSMFALVPNQPDMPAGQVASAESDAVSALISLGYKPQEASKAVSAIKDKNLSSEDMIRRALKGMI, from the coding sequence GTGATTGGACGCTTGCGCGGCACCCTGGCTGAGAAACAGCCGCCGCACCTGATTCTGGATGTAAATGGGTTGGGGTATGAGCTGGAAGTGCCCATGACCACCCTTTATCGCCTACCGTCGGTCGGTGAGCCGCTGACCCTGCACACCCATCTGGTGGTGCGCGAAGATGCGCAATTGCTCTATGGTTTCATTGGCAAGCGTGACCGCGACTTCTTCCGCGAGCTGATTCGCCTGAACGGCGTGGGGCCCAAGCTTGCGCTGGCGCTGATGTCGAGCCTGGAAGTGGACGAGCTGGTACGTGCGGTTTCGGCCCAGGACACCTCGGCGCTGACCAAGGTGCCGGGTGTCGGCAAGAAAACCGCTGAGCGCCTGCTGGTGGAGCTCAAGGACCGCTTCAAAGCCTGGGAAGTGGTACCGAGCATGTTTGCGCTGGTGCCGAATCAGCCGGATATGCCGGCCGGCCAGGTCGCCAGCGCTGAAAGCGATGCGGTCAGCGCGCTGATCTCCTTGGGCTACAAGCCGCAAGAGGCCAGCAAGGCGGTGTCGGCCATCAAGGACAAGAACCTGAGCAGCGAAGACATGATCCGCCGAGCCCTGAAGGGAATGATTTAA